A stretch of DNA from Halobacteriovorax sp. JY17:
AAACCATTGTGGTCTCTGAAAGTTTTTATTCCTGACTCAGCAGATATTCCTGCTCCAGTTAGAATGACAATATTTTTGATATTATTTGGTATAATCATTTCTATGATATTATCAAATAAATACATACATATCGAGAGCTAATGAGTGAGATAGAAGAAAATTTAGAATTAAAAGAGAGGAAGAAATTCTTCCTCTATAAGAGAAGTACATTATTTAACTGTATTTTTACAATTTTCTTATTTATGGCAAATCTCTTAATTGGTCTCCATCTGAGATTATTACTACTTAAGAGTTTCGATTTACTCCTCCTCTTAAGTCTCGTTTTCCTAATCACTTTTTTGGAGAAAATGATTCTCAGAAGGTTTCAGTACTCCTTAAATAAAGTAGGAGTATTACTTATTCAATTCTCCATTGTTGTGGAAATGATCTACTTTATTTTAAAGATTGAAAGCTTCCTAAATTGATAGAAGAAATACTCGTTGGACCGAGGTCTTTTATTTTCGCATTCCTTAGCGCTTTATTCGTCGTACATGATGCACTCATTACTAGGATAAATAGGCATAAAATCTTCATGACTTCCTCCTTTAGGCATCTTGCCTATTTCATGGATTAATTTTGCTAAATTGATGCCAATTTATGGAGTGTTATTTCAGTGTGTTAGATGGAGCGTATTGTCACTAGGTCATAACGCACCTATTTGGAAAACTATTTGAGAAAGTATTTGACGAAATATTATAAGTGACTAAAATCATAAACCTTGGAAAGCGCCCCCAGTTAAAGAAGTATTGAATTAAGGATATATGGCAAACAGACACAATAGCCCTAGAGCAACATTGATTAATAAAGAGCTGGTAAGAAATAAGACTCAAGATGAGAGTCAACTAGACCTTCTTTCTTATATTTCTAATGAGTCGCTCTCAATTTCAGCTCCACATAATGTTAGAAGTATTCGCTCGGCCAAGAGTCCAAGGGTAATTTCTCAAAATAGAAAATACTCTCTACCTATAAATGTGGATAGAAGTAAGCTCTTTAAGAATTTCATTTGTGGAGAGTCTAATAATAGGGCGTTTAAGATTTTAGAGGCCATGACTAAGCAGACATCCTTAGAGTTTCCAATTATCTATATCTGCTCTTTAAGTGGGCTAGGTAAGAGCCACTTACTCTATGGGGCGGCGAACGCATTATTTGAAAAGACTTCTAAGAAAATTTGCTACTTTCATGGTAAGGAATTTATCTACAATTTTGATGGGGAAATGGAGGATATCTCTTCGATTCATACTGTCTTTATAGATGATCTAGATGAAATTACTTATGACCTTGGTTTACAAGATAAATTTACACGTAACTTTGATCTCTTAAAGAGAAGTGGTGTACAAATTGTGATGGCGGGATCTGTTCTTCCAAAACATATGAAAATGACCTCTCCTAAGTTTGCTACAAGAGCGGGTAGTGCTCTCGTTGAAAAAATTAATAAAATTGATAGAGATTTAGCTTCTAAAATTTTAGATAATCTCTCTTATATTCATAAGTATGATTTGAGTCCAGATGTAAAAGACCTATTAGTTGATTGCTTTCACTACCATGTTTACGGACTTGAGAGTGCATTATTGAAACTTAAGAGTTATAGCGAAACATTTAGCAGTAATGTTGATATTAAGATTGCTTTGAAAGAGCTTAAAATTCTTGGGCCAGTGTTAGATAAGACTATTAATTCTAAGAAAATAATTGCTCGTGTTTGTGAGTTCTATAAAGTTGATATTGAGGATCTCTTTTCAAAGAATAGAAAGAAAGAAGTCTCTTTTGCTCGTCACGTCTGTATGTATATTTTAAAAGACCGAAATGGTCTCTCCCTTTCTAGAATTGCGAGACTCTTTAACCGAGATCACACATCTGTTCTCTATGGTGTTAATAAGATCATGGCAGAGATTCAAGGTAATAAGAGTATTAGAAAAGACATTCACGAGTTAGTTTAAAAAAAGACCTTCATCCTTGAAGGTCTACAATCAATTAAATTTTAGATTTTTCTGAAAGGAAGTTAAGAGGTTGCTTAACATCTACAACTCCGCCACCTTTAGGCTTTGGAAATTGAATCATTTGAAGTACTCCTGTCATACAGTTTGTACCTTTGTCAGAGAATTTTGATCCCTTTGTCTTGATCTTCATTCTCTGTGCTTTACCTTGAGAGTTAATTCTAAAGTGTAGGTCCATAACACCTTTGGCATGCTCGTTTCTATACTCAAGCTCTTGTTGGTAGCAGTGCTTAAATTGTGGAAGGTACTCTCTTAGAATTTTTCTTAAAAGCTCTGGGTCCATTGAACCAAGAACAACAGCTTTTTGATCAGTATAAGTGGTGTCAATTCCTGACTTATTAGCAAGTCCTTTTGAACCTGATGAGGAATCAAAGCTTCCTTTAAAGTCTTGTCCAAGTCCTGAAGCGGCATTACTGTTGGCCGCTTTTATATCAGAAGTTGTCGCACTCTTTGCTGAGTTTCCAAGAGCAGCAGCATTGGAATTTGAGTTCTTAACAACCTTTGCCGAGTTAGAACCTGTGCTTCCAAAGAATGAGGCCATTGATTTATTCATTTTGAATTTGAATGATTTCATCTGTCTTTTGCTTTTAACATTCTTTGACTTAGCGGCCGCTTTCATTTGCTCTTTCACTGGCTTTGATGCTTGTTTTGTCTTACTTGGTTTTTGTGTGTCTTGCTTCTTCGCAAATTGTGGCTTCTTGTCGTCTTGCTTTTCTTTCTTTACTCCAGTGTCAACTTCAGTCTTACTAACTTCACTTGAAGTCTTAGAGTTATTCTTTTCTTCTGCTTTTACTGCAGGTCTGTAGATAACGGCAACTTTCTTCTCTTCTTCTTGCTCCGGAAGATCAATGAATAGAAGAAGTAACATTAAACTCATAGCTACTGAGAAGACTTTTGCTGTTTGCTTTTTAAATTCTCTATCTCTACCAAAGAAAGGAGTGTTTCTAAGGTGTGGAGGGGCATCAGAAATTTGGATAAGAACCTGTGTGGTTCCATGATCGTAAGAAATTATTTCATCTTGCTTTAAATGGTAGTTGTTCTCAATGGCCTCTCCAGTTAATAGAGAAGAGCATTTGTGGTCTTTGATTTCCTTAATAAGAATTTTACTATCTGAAATATCTAGGAAAGGAATATTTTCTTCGCTATCAAAACTTGGAAGTTGGAAGGTATCTTTCTTTCTATCATGGGCCGAAACTCTGAGCTCCCCACTCTTTAATGGAAAGTAGTCAATTGATAAGGCCGTTCCCATAGAGAGTACTGTAATTTGAACAGCTTTAGCATCATTCTTTCTCGCTATAGGAGTAAATTCTTTCGTCTCATCGACTTCAATGAAATTGTCTGTGTCGAGATTATCCATGAGGCTGAGTTTTTGAATAGGAGTATAATCCTCTTCATCAAATTTAATATCACAATATTCCCCATCAATAATAACAAGGCCAGGAACTGGAGGTAAAACCGGGGTAGGGTGTTGTCCCTCCAATTCCTGGATTGTTTGAATATCCATATCCTCATCTTCAATGATCGCATCATTCCGTTGAATTTCATCAATGATTTCATCTAAATTAAATATTTCATTAGAAAATTGAATATGGTCACCTGGATAGGCAACACCACTTTCAACTCTCTCTGAATTGATAAATGTTCCATTATTACTTTCAAGATCAATTATTTTTGCTCCACCTTCAAGGTTGAGAATTAAGATAGCGTGGTATGCAGAGATACTACTATCTTCAATGATGATGTCACATTTCTCACTTGAACCAACAAGAAGCTTCTTCTTGGTTAAAGTGAACTCAAGATTGTGACCGATTAACTTTAGTCGACTGTAGTCTTTAGTTTTTGACAGCAACACGTTTTACCCCTTTTTTGACATTTGCATCCTTGCTGTCCTTCTCTTCCTTAATTCTTTCTAACTCAATATTTATTTTATTTGAAAGTGCATTTGTAGCAGATTTAATTTCTTCAATAATAGTGGCCCTTTGTCCACCAATGATCGCTTTCGCCTCTTCGTACCTTTTTAGCTCATAGTAGAGTAGAGCAACGTAGAGAGAAATATCTTCTCTCTTTAAGTTCTCATCGTTAAATCTCTTTGCCCACGAGTAAGCTTTAGTGAAATTTCCCTCTGCAATTTCAATTGTCATCATTGAAAGGATGAGGTCTATATCGTTTGGGTTACTTGTTACAAGAGGGTGAATAAGAGTTCTTGCTTTTTCAAGATGATTAAATTTTATATAGACTTGGGCCAAGTTGTATTTTGGCACTTTAGAGTTTGGAGAGAGTTTAATCGACTTCTCTAAGAGTGTGTGAGCATCTTCAAAGTTACTCGATTTAAGAGCAACAAGAGCTTTGTTATTATAAATAGAAGCTTGTATTAAGTTCTCTCCCGAAAGAGCATAGTCGTAGAAGTAATTTGCTTTTAACTGGTTGCCATAGAGCTGGTAACAAATACCAATGAAGAGCCAATACTTCTTATCCTCTCTATACTTATTAATATTACTCTGCAGGTCTTGTAGAGAGCTTTTGAAATCTCCATTATAACACTTTGAAAGAGACTTATTTAAGAAGTTCTCTTCACTTATTTTACTTAAGCGAGTATTACCAAACCTCATAAAAGATTCTTCAGAGAAAGCATCATTCTTAGATTGAAGATGGCTATTAATCTTGTGTGAACCACAACTAACAGCTAAGAATATCGTAAGTAGAATCGCCACTTTCATTATTTAATCCCTTGATTATCTAGAGATATTACTAATTGTGATGCAGGGTATCTCATTAGTATTTCTGATTTAAAGTCTTGATCGTCAAATAATCTATAGTTTTCATAGGAGAGAATGTTATTTCCTGAAATAGTCTTAGTGGTTTGTTTATTAAATGAATTCACTTCATTTTCTACTTTCGAATAAAGTGGAGTCATTTGCTTTAAAAACATTGCTGTTTCTTCTTTATTAAATCCATTGGGACGGAAGGCCTTAACTTCTTTTAAGAAGTCTTTATATTGATTAGCTATAAAGTGACTAACCTTTGGTGTGATAATTGGATGTTTTAGCTTCTGAATTTCTAGACCAGAATTTACAATTTGCTTTATTTTAGAGAAATTATTTTCAATTTCCTTACTAAATAGATCTCCATTGAAAGTTCCCCCTGAAAAAGAGTACTTAGAATTTCTAAATTTTAGTAGGTAGGCGTTATAGGCCATTATTTTATAGATGGCTGGAGATTGATAGAGTTTCAATATATCTAGCATCTTCTTCGCCTGTGCCTCTTGATTTTTAGCATTTGCCTGCCAGTAATGATTTTCAGCAATAGTCGTAATCAGCGAGCTTTGAATGAAGCGAGGAAATTTTCTCATGTAGAACGTTAGCTTCTTAATATTTCCCTCAATGGCAAATTCTCTTGAAAATCTTTCAATATCCTTTGCAATAATATTTTCATCAATACCACATTTTCTTTGTGTGTTTTGTAATGTATCAATGGCCTTATAATTATTCTCTACGATGGCAAATGTAATAGCTTTCTTATATAGACTATTTTTTAATGGGAAATTATTACTACAGTATTTTGCAATTGCTCTATAGCTAAGAGATAGGGCTTTTTTAAATTCTTGAGCTTGTGCATATTCAGTGATTATTTTGTCTATTGTTGTGATCTCTTTGAAAATTTCACCTTGATTATCAATCTTTAAGCTGTACTTTAGCCACTTCCACGATTGATTAATATTAGTGATTTTTAGGCTTAATAGTGAAAGTCTAAAAGCTGTCTGTATTTTAATTTTAAGTGGGTAACTCTCATTTTCTAAAATACTTAAGTAGCTCTTCTCTGCAGAGGCGTAATCTTTAGCATCAACCTTCTTATCTATCTCGTTAAAGAGAAGTCCAGCAAGGATAACTACAGACTTCTTAATATAAACTTTTTCAAAAGATAAAAAACCTTTGTTAAACTCCCCAATCCAATAAGAAATCTTTTGAATATCTTTCTTTGATACATAGTAATCAAATACTTTTGCAAACATTCCTTTTTGAGACTTTAAGTCTGCAGGGAAGTTTTGATTATAGGCCTTTACTACATTTACTGAATTTAGTATTTTTAAATTCTTAAAGTAGAGTGTAAATAGCTTTGGATAAATAAGTTGACTCTTTTGGTCTTTAGGCCAAAGACTTACATGATTACTATAGACATAAGTCTTATACTTATAATTAGATAATCCTTCTTCTTCTAGCTTTGTAAGAGTAGCAAGTAGTGAATTAATCACTTTCTTAGAGAAAACTTCGTTCCATACTTTCTTTTGTTTTTCTTTCTTGATAATTTCTAGAACTAAAGAGTACTTCTTATAAGCTCTTTGAAATAATTTAACAGAATAAAGAGTTTCACCTTGAAAAAAGAGATACTCATTCTTATTTTCTCTATCGATATTAATAAGGATATTGAAGTAAGTTAGAACATTATTTAATTTTTCGTCATTCAATGAAGCACTTGTAAATTGGTCTCTTTTCGCTAGTTTTACTTGAAGAAAACCAACATATGACTTAATTGATTTAACAGATATTTCTAATTCTTCTCCAGTTAAATGCTTTAAGTTAAAAATATTAGAAAGGGCCTTAGAGGCTTCTAAGTGTAGTGACTCTTGTTTGTAAGTTCTATAAAACTCCAATTGATAGTTATAGTAGAGTACTTGCTCGTCAAACTGCTTTCTCTCTTTTGCTGCATTTAATCCTCTAACAACAATATTATTCACTTCTGGAAATTTCTTTGCTGTCTGCGCTCTTGTGGCCATCTTTGTAATATATTCACCAGGTTTAACTACATTCTCTAAGTAGAACGTAACACCTTCGTCAATTTTATCATTTTGAATATAGAATATACTGATTGCATCGAGTACTTGAGATTCGACAGTAACGTATCTTGGACTCTTACTAATCTGATAAGCTTTTAGAATATGATCTAGTCCCATTGCTAGTTTCTTAACTTTTAAAAGACACCATGCAAAGTTGTAATGGTGCTTTGCATACCATTCATCACCTTCATTTTTGATGACATCAACATAGTACTTGATCGCTTTTCTATATTTCTTATCATTATAGTAGAGCTCTGCAAGGGCAGTTTTTATACTGTGGACAATAGGTGAGGCATGAGGAGCGACTCTCAATGACTTTAAAAGATAGTACTCAGTTTTCTTACTCTTGTTAAAATCTCTCTCATTGAGAGCAAGTGTGTAGAAAATAGCTCCATTACTTCTATAGTTTGGCCATTTCTTAGTAATATAGAGTCCTAGTTTTTCTACTTTCTTATTAAGTGAAACTGATTGCTTAAAGAAGTAGGATTTCTTTAATTTTGGATTCTTATTTTTTAAGAAGTTGTTATTCTCTTCTTCTTTGATAATTTTTAAATTTTCTGAATAGAGCTCTAGCAGTCTATACTCTAGATTTGGTCCTCTTCTACCAATTTTCTTAATTGTCTTAATTTCTCCGTGAATCATATTAATAAGCTTATTTCTCTTTTGTTTTTCAAAAGAGGCCTTCTGCTCTCCATAAGCAGGAAAGCAAAGAGTGATAATGAATGTGATCACTAGAAGATACTTCATATCTTAATTTCCACCCTTTACAATAAATTTAAACTTTGGAAATCCTGCTGTTGCACTTGCATGCATAACTTTTTGCATATCTGCATATGAGAGAGTTTGATCTAGGACAATATTTATCTGCTTATTTGACTTTTCCTTACTCTTTATTAGGTCTTGCTCAACCGAAGAGAGGTTTCTAGACTTAAATTCTTTTAACTCTTTATCTCCCTGATCTTTTAATTCTTTTAACTTCTTCTCTAAGAAAGAAATATTTGAGCTAGATTTTGATATTTTACCGATTTCTTTATTATTGATGAAAACGGCCCTGTTCTTATTGACTTGAATTGTCACAGATTGATTACCATGAAGAGTGGAAATTGAATCTGGAAGCTCTAGGTTCTTTGTTAAATCAAGCTTAAGATCTGACGGGTTATAGCTCTTAAGTAAGAAAACGAGAAGAATAACTAAGATATCAAGTAGAGAAGTGATATCTATATCTAACTCTTTCTTCTTCTTTAAAATTACAGATCTTCTTTTCTTCTTTGTAGTCATTGCTAATTCCTAGATTACAGTTTCAAAAATGATTTGATCGAATAAAGTCTTCGTTCTTACAATTTTTCCTTTCTTTGATTTCGCCGAAAGCTCTGGAACTTCTTTTCCAACACCTGTTACTGAATCCATGATTTTTACAATTTCTTTGTAATTTACGTTCTTATTTGGACTTATGATAATTGATCTCTCATCAATATTTGCTAACTTAATATTGATGAGTATTTTCTTTAGTTTTCCAAGATCAAAATCTTCACCAAGCTTTGTAATTGTTGATTGAACCGAGCCTTCAACACCTGTTTTTACTTCAATAGTTGAACTAGTAATTTTAAGTGTTAAATTGAGGGGCTTTTCATCACTCTTTTCTGTGTCAATTGTTGCAATGGCAGGAGCGTCACTTCCTATTTCATAGATCTCAACAAATTGAGCACTCATTAGTAAAAAGAAGATAAATATGAATACCGCATCCAAGATTGGAATAAGGTTTAGTTTTGGTATTTCTTTCTTTTCTTTTCTTGTTCTCATTTCTACCCCTAGAAAATCAATTAAGCTGCTTCAGATGTACTCTTTGGTACTGGTGGCATTTTTCTCTTCTTTGTCCCCAGTAAATCAACTAATTTAAGAGAGTACTCTTCAATTTCAGCGATGATCTTCTCACTCTTATTAGAGAGAATATTGTGAATAACCATAATACTAATCGCAGAGATTAATCCAAAGGCGGTGGTATTCATGGCCTTAGAAATACCAAGTGCGAGGAGTTTCGCTTTTGATGATGGGTCGGCATTGGCAACAGCAGCAAATGACTCAATCAAACCGTAGATAGTTCCTAGAAGTCCTATTAGTGTTGATACGTTTGCAACAAGACCAAGGTAGCTCATTCTCTTATCAACTTTAGGTGTAACTTCCAAAATTGTAGAGTCAACAGCATCTTGTATTTGATCCTTATCTTGATTTGCTCTCTTTAATCCTGACTTTAAAACCATTGGTAATATCGCTTTTGAGTTTGAGCAACTCTGGATAGCTTTTTCCACATCGTTATTTAAAACGTGCTTCTTAATCATATTCATAAGAGAGTTGCCATCGATGTCATAACTAAAGAGAGACTTGATTCTCTCTAATGAGATGGCGATTCCAAAAGTCCATGTGGCGAGAATAATCCACATGAAAATCCCACCCTCATCCATAAAGATTGCTAAGGTTTGTAAGAATGATTGGTCTGTTACGGCCTGAGCCACTTGATTTTCCATTGTCTACCCCTTATCTCAAATTTCTGATGTCTTTCTTTGATTCTGTATTAAAGTCAAATCTTTCATAGAGCGCTCTTTCAAAAACTTTTCTGTCTCGTTCCTTAACAGAGAGGTCTCCTGGAGCGAGTAATTGACCTTTGACTTCTAAATTCCCGAGGTCAAAACTCTCATATTTCTTATACTCAACAATGACATTCTTTCCTTGAGCAAGTGTTGAGATACTTATTAAAAAAATCATTAGATATTTCATCATTACCTCTTGCTCACTTTCTTATTTATTTTAACCGCTGCGCAGTTTGACTTAAGACCATAAGAGTAATCACCTAATTCATCGGCCCAGAATGCACCGTCAAAGTTCCAGAAGTCATCATCGATTGTTCTTTTTACATTTTCTAAACTTCCTCGACTTCTATTTGAGATAAGAGTTTTATTACTATAAAGTAGGTCTCTTTTCTTCGACATGATTTCAAGCTTGATATTGAACATCTCGTAGCTATACTTATGAATATCATTTATGAAAGTGAACATTTCTTTTTTTACATAGTGATTTAAGTGTTGAGTTCTCCAGCTAATTGATCTTTCTACTTGCTGAATAAGGTACTTTGTAAATTCACTCTGTTTTCTCTTGTTAAGGTATCTAAGTTCATTCTTAGCTTTCTTGAAACTTACTAAATCAACACTGAATTTTACTTTCTTTCTTATTTGGGTAACAAGATTTCTAATATATGGATTCAGGTTTTCAGTTTCTTTTAAAGAGCTAAATACAAGGTTAATAAAGTAAGTGTGAGAGTTCTTATTTGGAAGAACAATATTCTTTAGTTCATCACTCTTAGATTTATAAACTTTATAATATTGATCAATTGTCGCAAGACTATCGTCATAGAGACAAAGTCTGAAATAATTTAATGAATTCAAGACTTCTGACTCTGGAAAGAAGTAACTTGATAGAAGAGGTGATCTATACGTGACAACAAGCCCAAGAGATCTATTGAAGTCTTCTAAATAGTAGTTTGCCCAAGCTTTTTCGATTAATGTGTAAGGCCATCTATATGATGTCTTTGGAATTTCATTGTAAGTTGCTATGGCCTTGGCAAATTGTTTTTGCTTATAGTAGAGTCTTGCAATATGCATAGTACAAGACTCACTTAATACAGTGTAGTATCTCTTGAGCTTTTCTTTATCTGCTCGCCCCATGAAATCTTTAGAGACTTTAATACACTTATCAAATCTATCCTTTGCTCTCGATATGTCTCCAAGAATTTCTCTCGAAGTTCCTGCAACATAGAGAGCTTCAGGAGAAAATCTATTATTTAGAGGAATTCTCTCCGCTACTGTCATTGCATTTTTATAGTGCTGCATTCTAAACATTTTTAGAGCATAGATAAGTTGCAAAGTCGGTGAGTTATGCTTAATTAGGTCTTTATTTGAAAGACCTGCTAGCGAGTTCGTACCAGACTTTAGAACAAGAATTTCCAATTTCTCTTCAAAATCTTTATCAAGTTTGTCGGCCTCAATAATATGTTCCGCCGCAAATGGAAGAGAAGAGAAATAATACTTAGATTTAAATAGTTCATTAAAAATAGTAATATTTCTATCTTTTCCTTTTGAAAAGTAAACTTTTTCAGCTACTCCGAAGTGAGCTTTAGCTGAAAATGTAAATAGTATAACTAGTGCTATAATTATTTTCATTTTATTTCCTTAGAAGCTAAAACCAACCGAGAGTATTGCGTCTGTTGTTCCTCTTAATTTCGTAGTCGAGGCTTCTCCATTTATAACTGGACCTGGGGCTTTATACATTGATCTTTGAAGATCAATTCCAATAAACCATCTCTTAGAAGCATGAATTCTAAGTCCTGTCTTTGCTACTGCACCAGTGTAAGATTCAGCTTGAAACGTAGAAGATAGATTAGGATCAGATACTGTATCTTTATTTGATTCTGTATCAATTTTTGCTACACCTAAACCAAAGCTCCAGTCGAAGTAAATGATTTTGTTAAATGTATTGATCTTTCCATAGAATGGAGACCAGATACCCATCAATCCATATGAAGAAGTTAATCTTCTTATGAATGGAACACTTTGATTAATTCTTTGTAAGTTATCATAAGCATCATTATTCTTATTAGAGTAGCTATTGTAGAAACCTTCAATGGCCCACTCTTCATTAAGATAGTAACCAGATCTGAAGTTGATACCAGTTGTATCCTGATATTCACCACTAAGATTTGAAACATATCCAAGTTGAGCATAGATAGTCTTACTTTTCTTATAAAGCTTATTCTGTAATACATAGACTTTTTTATCGGGATCAAGCCAAAGGAATTTATAGAGATCGCTCTCGTCAGCCATGGCCTTAAGAGATGACGCTCCCATAGAAAGCGCCATCATTGTATATAGTAAAGTCCTACCCCTAGAAGAATACATTAATTGAACTCCTGTGTTTGAACAGCGTAGCTTATTTCAATCTTAGAACCTTCGTTTGGAATATTTCCCTCAACGAACTTAATAGATCTTGATTGATTGTCATAAGTGTAGCCTGAGCTTATTGCCGAACCATTTACTTTTACTTCTACTTTGTCATCAAAAGGCTTGTTGGAAAGTGCAAAACTATCAATTAGATTTACAATTTTTCCACCCATTTCTCTTAGTACTTGATAGAAGTCATTCTTGATATGAGCAGTTAAGCCACCTGTCTTGTCACTTGCTTCAAGATATCGATACCCAATAGTTTCCCACTGTGTACTTGTCTTCTTGCTTGTAACGATAGAGTAGAGTTTAATAAGTCCAGATGACTTCTTGAGTTCTTTGAAGTTATCTACATAAGACTGAACAGTACTATCTGACTGATCCTCTTCATCTGAAACATAGACAACTACAAGGTAAGCATCATTTCTCATCCAATTTTCTACGTAACGATTAACAAATGATTTAGAAGTCTTCAATCCTTGCTCTCTACCTGAACCACGGGTTCCAACTTTAATACAACTTGCAAAGTCTTTAACAAATTGACTTTCATTACTATTGGCGGCAGTAGCATCAAGTATTCTGAAATCACAAACAGAACGTCCGTTCTTGTTTGATGAACCATCAGTTGTTGTAATCGCCATTTTGAAATCTATATTCTTTTCTAGAAATTCATGAATAAAGACATCGAAATTGTAGGCAAGAGCTTTTTGCTCATCTCCCATTGAACCAGAGTCATCAATAACCCAAAGGATATCAACTTTTCCTTCTTTTGCTTGGGCCTGAGTAAAGTTTTCGACAACAGACTTTAGAGAAATTACAGGATCTGTTGGCTCAACAGGAACTTCTGGTTCCACAGGTACTTCTGGAACTACAACAACTGGATCAGTAGGATCTGTTGGGTCAGTAACTACAGGATCAGTTGGTTCTGCTGGATCAGTTACAACAGGATCAGTTGGTTCCGTAGGTTCCGTAGGTTCTGTAGGAGTTGTAACTACAGGATCTATCGGCTCTTCAACTTCTGGTGCAGTTGGAATATCTACAACAGGTTTATCTGGATTTGATGTAGGTATTTCAATCTCTGTAGGGATATCGTTATCAGCAACACCAGCTCCATTTAAAAATTTCTTTTCATAGAACTCTTGTTCATTACAAGAGGTGAGATTAATTAAAAGCGTTAGTAATAGAAAGGTATCTCGTATCCTTGAAGTTTTTAAAACCATTACCGTCTCCATAACGGTAGCAAGATCTATCTCTTAGAAATAATGATCTAGCAATTCCGGCTTTTCTGAGATTTTGTGACGGCTTACATACTTTTTTAGCGGACGTACAACAAACAAAATCGAAGAAGTTTTTGTTCCCTTTTCTTAGGGTTAGATTAACAAAATGGGAAATGGAGTAAATTTGTGAATGTATAATTTTATTCTTTTTTCTTTATAATCAATACTTTAGATAGGCAAAAATGGCAAAAAATGTGAAATTTTATTGATCTCGTTTTATTCTGAAATTCGCCACATATTATTGCTAGAGATAGGAAACTTATTGTTTATAGTAGATTTATAGCTTTCTCAACAAAGGAGTTCGTTAATTCATGAGTTTCATTTTGAAGTGAAATATAATTACTTTGAGCTTTTGCTCTCTCTTTTAAAATATCGAAATGTTCCCTAGAGTTCTTGTAATCAACCATTTCATCGGAGGTTCCATGGATTGCGTAAATATTAAAAGGTATTTTTTCGGGAAGATATTGCCATTTGAAAGTACAAGAAAGGCCTATGATAGATTCAACTTCTCTTAGTTCAAGAGCGGCAAAGGGACTAAGGTATCCGCCCTGAGAATAGCCTAGGATTGTTTTAGGAGTGCTCTCATAGCCGAGTTCCGTAACCATTTTACTAATCATTTGCGCGGGAAAATTATAGTCAATATCA
This window harbors:
- a CDS encoding outer membrane beta-barrel domain-containing protein — its product is MYSSRGRTLLYTMMALSMGASSLKAMADESDLYKFLWLDPDKKVYVLQNKLYKKSKTIYAQLGYVSNLSGEYQDTTGINFRSGYYLNEEWAIEGFYNSYSNKNNDAYDNLQRINQSVPFIRRLTSSYGLMGIWSPFYGKINTFNKIIYFDWSFGLGVAKIDTESNKDTVSDPNLSSTFQAESYTGAVAKTGLRIHASKRWFIGIDLQRSMYKAPGPVINGEASTTKLRGTTDAILSVGFSF